One Littorina saxatilis isolate snail1 linkage group LG1, US_GU_Lsax_2.0, whole genome shotgun sequence genomic window carries:
- the LOC138963689 gene encoding uncharacterized protein has translation MSDSDRLRDRGKKRPHGEDELHDASSDVDQETEITLLDDTSVTKTVTMPVSDFDAMKRQNERILAELTRFFETAKKPDDTSEAKRAKPSSSKRASDTDMSRKARYKSDSEEGEVTDYDDEGEQVLTQKRFKNSEDLDLDERVNRLVNLNQNTLDTSKNDDLDLKDIAQEYENEEDVGPKINTDLGEVILTMFKGKMSDEKLKEKIAKHRRPENCKIMVPRVNSEIWDIMDHSAKSKDLRAQSIQKTLLRAVCALASVTDTCLADKDAVAKSRVKDLMDAIGLVLKASSDISVDRRAQIVTAPQVNRKYRKLLSTEIPVTDKLFGDDLKNVCATIDSTSKLGQNFTQSVKGREFFPHAKNWDSQYYPRGRGRARSAMYYPQRGRTRGYQRGRGRNFLRRSQD, from the coding sequence ATGTCTGACTCTGACCGGCTTCGTGATCGGGGGAAAAAACGGCCACATGGCGAAGATGAACTTCATGATGCATCTAGTGATGTGGATCAAGAAACAGAAATAACATTACTGGACGACACGTCAGTGACAAAAACAGTGACAATGCCTGTGTCTGATTTTGATGCTATGAAACGTCAAAACGAGCGTATTTTAGCCGAATTAACCAGGTTTTTTGAAACCGCAAAGAAACCTGACGACACGTCAGAAGCGAAGAGGGCAAAACCATCAAGTTCAAAACGTGCTTCCGACACGGACATGTCACGAAAGGCTAGATATAAATCCGACTCTGAAGAGGGTGAAGTAACGGACTATGATGATGAAGGAGAGCAGGTGCTTACTCAGAAAAGATTCAAGAACAGCGAAGACTTGGATTTGGATGAAAGGGTAAATCGCCTTGTAAACCTGAATCAAAACACACTCGACACGAGTAAGAACGATGATCTCGATTTGAAAGACATTGCACAAGAGTATGAAAATGAAGAAGATGTGGGCCCAAAAATTAACACAGACCTCGGTGAGGTTATTCTCACAATGTTCAAAGGGAAAATGAGTGACgaaaagttaaaagaaaaaatcGCAAAACACAGGCGCCCGGAAAATTGCAAAATCATGGTCCCACGTGTTAACTCTGAAATCTGGGACATTATGGACCACTCTGCGAAGTCCAAGGATCTACGGGCACAGTCAATTCAGAAAACACTTCTGAGAGCTGTATGTGCACTTGCGAGTGTGACGGATACGTGTCTGGCTGATAAAGATGCTGTGGCCAAGTCTCGGGTTAAGGACCTGATGGACGCTATAGGATTGGTGTTGAAGGCCAGTAGCGATATAAGTGTGGACAGGAGAGCCCAGATTGTCACGGCTCCTCAAGTTAACAGAAAATACAGAAAACTGTTATCGACAGAAATTCCTGTCACCGACAAGCTTTTCGGGGATGACTTGAAAAATGTGTGTGCGACTATTGACTCAACGTCTAAACTTGGGCAAAATTTCACCCAGTCGGTGAAAGGAAGAGAGTTTTTTCCACATGCAAAAAACTGGGACAGCCAGTACTACCCTCGGGGGAGGGGCAGAGCCAGGAGTGCTATGTACTACCCGCAAAGAGGCAGGACACGAGGCTACCAGCGAGGCAGGGGCCGCAACTTTCTGAGAAGATCTCAAGATTAA